Proteins encoded within one genomic window of Streptomyces sp. NBC_01314:
- a CDS encoding BNR repeat-containing protein yields MKRRTLLGAALAGAVVSPVLGAATARAADPGPSVSQTGNTLLDSQAIFFVSYDGLVNNNSFQKNGLLTYKGYQYAVWYTADRNAVVGRRVLGSSTWSTVQVGHTLRYNDSHNVISMGVSKVDGRLHLNMDSHSDGFTYVKSVAGLMDNPAGLSWTTSRFGAPQSTLDGLALTSQFTYPQFVSMPDGKLQLSYRVGISGNGRNAIAEYNGTSWTNLGEWTSSTGTYTSEHGSSTVRNMYLHGIDYDKNGRLHSFFTWREQNGAVMCNGGGITNHDTGYVYSDDLGRTWRNNAGTAVGTTGGSDKVSVTDSGLVIDALNPDHSLMNQESQATDSAGRPHAIISYVPGRFGQCTTNYVTNRTANGRAFHVRKNSSGTWQKTEIPVALGSSQRTKLALDKYNNAYAILPFGRIWGASASSGYTDWKVLFDASGLNAFGEVVFDESRIAQDNVLSVMYQVKSSGTTPSALRVVDFALPA; encoded by the coding sequence ATGAAGAGACGTACGCTGCTCGGCGCCGCACTCGCCGGCGCCGTGGTGAGCCCCGTCCTCGGCGCCGCCACCGCCCGTGCCGCCGACCCCGGCCCGTCCGTCAGCCAGACCGGCAACACGCTGCTCGACAGCCAGGCCATCTTCTTCGTGTCCTACGACGGCCTGGTCAACAACAACTCGTTCCAGAAGAACGGTCTGCTGACCTACAAGGGCTACCAGTACGCCGTCTGGTACACCGCCGACCGCAACGCCGTCGTCGGCCGCCGCGTCCTGGGCTCCAGCACCTGGTCCACGGTCCAGGTCGGCCACACCCTGCGCTACAACGACTCCCACAACGTCATCTCCATGGGCGTCTCCAAGGTCGACGGCCGTCTCCACCTCAACATGGACTCGCACAGCGACGGCTTCACCTACGTCAAGTCGGTCGCCGGCCTCATGGACAACCCGGCGGGCCTGAGCTGGACCACGAGCCGCTTCGGCGCCCCGCAGTCCACCCTCGACGGGCTGGCGCTCACCTCGCAGTTCACGTACCCGCAGTTCGTCTCGATGCCCGACGGCAAGCTCCAGCTGAGCTACCGCGTCGGTATCTCCGGCAACGGCCGCAACGCCATCGCCGAGTACAACGGCACCTCGTGGACCAACCTCGGCGAGTGGACCAGCTCCACCGGCACGTACACCAGCGAGCACGGCTCCAGCACCGTCCGCAACATGTACCTGCACGGCATCGACTACGACAAGAACGGCCGGCTGCACTCCTTCTTCACCTGGCGCGAGCAGAACGGCGCCGTGATGTGCAACGGCGGCGGCATCACCAACCACGACACCGGCTATGTCTACTCGGACGACCTCGGCCGCACCTGGCGCAACAACGCGGGCACCGCCGTCGGCACCACCGGCGGTTCCGACAAGGTCTCCGTCACCGACAGCGGACTGGTGATCGACGCGCTGAACCCGGACCACTCCCTGATGAACCAGGAGAGCCAGGCCACCGACTCGGCCGGCCGGCCGCACGCGATCATCAGCTACGTCCCGGGCCGCTTCGGCCAGTGCACGACGAACTACGTCACCAACCGCACCGCGAACGGCCGCGCCTTCCACGTCCGCAAGAACTCCTCCGGCACCTGGCAGAAGACCGAGATCCCGGTCGCGCTCGGCTCCAGCCAGCGCACCAAGCTGGCGCTGGACAAGTACAACAACGCGTACGCGATCCTGCCCTTCGGCCGGATATGGGGAGCGTCGGCCTCCTCCGGCTACACCGACTGGAAGGTGCTGTTCGACGCCAGCGGCCTCAACGCCTTCGGCGAGGTCGTGTTCGACGAGAGCCGCATCGCCCAGGACAATGTCCTGTCCGTGATGTACCAGGTGAAGTCCAGCGGTACGACGCCGTCGGCGCTCCGTGTCGTCGACTTCGCCCTGCCCGCCTGA
- a CDS encoding L-rhamnose mutarotase — translation MQRVCFLLKVRQDRIDEYRERHAAVWPEMLQALSATGWHNYSLFLRDDGLLVGYLETEDFQAALAGMEAAEVNARWQKEMAPFFESLDGARPDEAMKPLTEVFHLA, via the coding sequence ATGCAGCGCGTCTGCTTCCTCCTCAAGGTCCGTCAGGACCGGATCGACGAGTACCGCGAACGGCACGCAGCCGTGTGGCCGGAGATGCTTCAGGCTCTCTCGGCCACCGGCTGGCACAACTACTCCCTCTTCCTGCGCGACGACGGCCTCCTCGTGGGCTACCTGGAGACCGAGGACTTCCAGGCGGCACTCGCCGGCATGGAGGCCGCCGAGGTCAACGCCCGCTGGCAGAAGGAGATGGCGCCGTTCTTCGAGTCCCTCGACGGCGCCCGGCCCGACGAGGCCATGAAGCCCCTCACCGAGGTCTTCCACCTCGCCTGA